From Vreelandella neptunia, the proteins below share one genomic window:
- a CDS encoding DUF411 domain-containing protein has product MKHWKALAVTSLLAFPVSGLAADISATLYKNPNCGCCAEYAKYLEQNGFDVETVDTHDLVEMKAEYNVPEELHGCHTTVVEDYLFEGHVPVESVTQVLDAKPSIIGLSVPGMPLGSPGMSGEKRGPLEVYVIASQPTDSPDIYATH; this is encoded by the coding sequence ATGAAACATTGGAAAGCGCTAGCCGTTACGTCTTTACTGGCTTTTCCCGTATCGGGATTGGCGGCTGATATATCAGCGACCCTCTACAAAAATCCCAATTGCGGGTGTTGTGCCGAATATGCCAAGTATTTGGAACAAAACGGCTTCGACGTGGAGACGGTCGACACCCATGACCTCGTTGAAATGAAAGCCGAGTATAACGTCCCTGAAGAACTGCATGGCTGCCATACCACGGTCGTAGAAGACTATCTCTTCGAAGGGCATGTGCCTGTTGAGAGCGTGACCCAAGTGCTTGATGCAAAGCCCTCTATCATAGGGCTGAGTGTGCCGGGAATGCCGCTTGGTTCACCGGGCATGTCGGGAGAAAAACGCGGCCCGCTGGAGGTCTATGTCATAGCCTCGCAACCGACCGATAGCCCCGACATTTACGCGACTCACTAA
- a CDS encoding MerR family transcriptional regulator: MRVSELAQTGGVTAETVRHYTREGLLQPHRDPRNGYQLYDIESLGRLRFIDCLRSLGVSLPEIKQILSWADQGTVEFNEPVPLATQRRRLHLRTQELQVIARWLDNMNQDKMTESFRLKELIESLGTGKLVFEANDSRSNH; the protein is encoded by the coding sequence ATGCGAGTCTCCGAGCTGGCTCAGACGGGAGGGGTAACGGCAGAAACGGTACGTCACTATACAAGGGAAGGGTTGTTGCAACCGCACCGCGACCCGCGCAACGGTTATCAACTCTACGATATAGAGTCCTTGGGGCGCCTACGTTTTATCGACTGCCTGCGTTCGCTGGGCGTTAGTCTTCCAGAGATCAAACAAATATTATCTTGGGCGGATCAAGGCACCGTAGAGTTTAATGAACCAGTACCACTCGCCACTCAAAGGCGACGTCTTCACTTGCGGACCCAAGAACTCCAGGTGATAGCGCGATGGTTAGATAACATGAACCAAGACAAGATGACTGAAAGCTTCAGGCTGAAGGAACTAATCGAATCGCTTGGGACAGGTAAATTAGTTTTCGAGGCTAATGATTCGCGAAGTAATCATTAG
- a CDS encoding protein-disulfide reductase DsbD domain-containing protein yields MKQVFAFLMVALFIVTPVAAREEIFGVGDKSSPFNRSTQRDFLPATEAFRTTAWRDDDRVYVGFTVAEDYYLHRHQFAIESLSRSINFGELALPPGEPMSHASLGDINVFYNQVLVSAPIEASETVIGPLAVVVTFQGCSDQGLCYPPEQVELISPYGSPPATFATSPSLGTADSTKGAP; encoded by the coding sequence ATGAAACAAGTCTTCGCTTTTCTAATGGTGGCACTCTTTATAGTCACACCGGTAGCGGCACGTGAAGAGATATTTGGGGTTGGTGACAAAAGCTCCCCTTTTAACCGTTCGACGCAACGTGACTTTCTACCGGCTACAGAAGCCTTCCGAACCACCGCTTGGCGAGACGATGATCGGGTTTATGTCGGTTTCACCGTCGCCGAAGACTATTACCTTCATCGGCATCAGTTTGCGATTGAGAGTCTCTCTCGAAGTATCAATTTCGGAGAGCTGGCTTTGCCACCTGGTGAGCCAATGTCGCACGCATCTTTGGGGGACATTAATGTTTTCTACAATCAGGTGTTGGTGAGTGCGCCCATCGAGGCGAGCGAGACCGTGATCGGACCGTTGGCCGTCGTGGTGACCTTTCAGGGCTGTTCCGATCAAGGACTTTGCTATCCACCCGAACAGGTCGAACTTATCTCACCGTACGGCTCCCCTCCGGCGACCTTCGCCACCAGCCCCTCCCTTGGTACGGCGGATAGCACCAAAGGCGCTCCTTAA